One Oleidesulfovibrio alaskensis DSM 16109 genomic region harbors:
- a CDS encoding efflux RND transporter periplasmic adaptor subunit: MRKFIVISLILVCTAAAGGWFFINKKTGHAVVITRTQELRPGTIREVLEATGIIKPEVGAIVKTGTRATGLIRKMYVRVGDSVQKGDLIAEIDDREQQASLNEASANVEKSKAELRQIELSYPLRIDEAAAQLKAAKAELRFAELTLQRTQQLVTQHLETQNKLDDTQQAATVSSNTVRAREATLRRLRAEFELERTKAREALQQAQAGLESARIRMSYTTIYSPINGIVSQVTAQEGETVVAGLEVANLITVLDPDRLEMWIYVDETDVGKVRPGMTTEFRVDTYPDAVFTGTVDQIYPQPEVRDNIVYYQALVKLAPETSRKLRPEMTTQCSVIVHEKDNVLALPNAALKWVDGKQTVFVQRAAGNVEKVYPQLGLRGLDASEVVSGLNAGDMVAVDVDLGSAPAAKRGGAH; this comes from the coding sequence ATGCGCAAATTCATAGTCATTTCCCTGATACTTGTCTGTACGGCAGCCGCCGGCGGCTGGTTTTTCATAAACAAAAAAACAGGGCACGCCGTTGTGATCACCCGCACGCAGGAACTGCGTCCGGGCACCATACGCGAAGTGCTTGAAGCCACCGGCATCATCAAGCCGGAAGTGGGAGCCATTGTAAAAACAGGCACCCGCGCCACAGGACTCATCCGCAAAATGTACGTCCGGGTGGGCGACAGTGTGCAGAAAGGCGACCTCATTGCCGAAATAGATGACAGAGAGCAGCAGGCTTCATTAAACGAAGCCAGTGCCAATGTGGAAAAAAGCAAAGCGGAACTGCGGCAGATCGAACTTTCGTACCCGCTGCGCATTGACGAAGCCGCAGCCCAGCTTAAAGCGGCCAAAGCGGAACTGCGCTTTGCCGAACTGACGCTGCAGCGCACCCAGCAGCTGGTCACCCAGCATCTTGAAACCCAGAACAAACTGGACGACACCCAGCAGGCTGCCACGGTATCGAGCAACACCGTGCGGGCCCGTGAAGCCACTCTGCGCCGCCTCAGGGCGGAATTTGAGCTGGAGCGCACCAAAGCCCGCGAAGCGCTGCAGCAGGCTCAGGCCGGGCTGGAGTCCGCCCGCATACGCATGTCGTATACCACCATATACAGTCCCATAAACGGCATTGTCAGCCAGGTGACTGCACAGGAAGGCGAAACGGTTGTGGCCGGCCTTGAGGTGGCAAACCTCATCACCGTGCTTGACCCCGACAGGCTTGAAATGTGGATATATGTCGATGAAACCGATGTGGGTAAAGTCAGGCCCGGCATGACGACGGAATTCCGTGTGGACACCTATCCCGATGCGGTGTTCACCGGCACCGTGGACCAGATATATCCGCAGCCGGAAGTACGCGACAACATTGTGTACTATCAGGCGCTGGTCAAACTTGCACCGGAAACATCGCGCAAGCTGCGGCCGGAAATGACCACGCAGTGCAGTGTCATTGTGCACGAAAAGGACAACGTGCTTGCCCTGCCCAATGCCGCGCTTAAATGGGTAGACGGCAAACAGACGGTGTTTGTACAGCGCGCCGCGGGCAACGTGGAAAAAGTCTACCCGCAGCTGGGGCTGCGCGGGCTGGACGCCAGTGAAGTCGTAAGCGGGCTGAATGCCGGAGACATGGTGGCCGTGGATGTAGATCTGGGCAGCGCCCCTGCCGCAAAACGTGGCGGGGCACACTGA
- a CDS encoding symporter small accessory protein: MMLGLGSLEAALAFWLSIMAACGCVGWGIWNWNEKGSSDAGHLPRMDTGKAGGTENDR, from the coding sequence ATGATGCTGGGACTGGGGTCGCTGGAAGCCGCGCTGGCTTTCTGGCTGAGCATTATGGCGGCATGCGGCTGCGTAGGCTGGGGCATATGGAACTGGAACGAAAAAGGCTCTTCCGATGCAGGGCACCTGCCCCGCATGGATACCGGCAAAGCCGGAGGGACAGAGAATGACAGGTAA
- a CDS encoding ABC transporter ATP-binding protein — protein MNETAAPLISTRGLYRTFTQGDLTVQAVRPLDMDIMQGEFVALQGASGSGKSTLLHILGLLDRPTGGSYQLHGRDVATMTDDELSDYRNKLTGFVFQNFYLIPYSSALDNVLMPGLYSDIPLRTLRQRAADLLHQVGLGDRMDFKPSSLSGGQQQRVALARALLLDPALILADEPTGQLDSATSADILDLFCQINATGKTIVMVTHDEDTAARARRRLFFRDGAIEREHVMS, from the coding sequence ATGAATGAAACCGCAGCCCCGCTCATCAGCACACGCGGACTTTACCGCACGTTCACACAGGGTGACCTGACCGTGCAGGCCGTGCGACCGCTTGATATGGACATCATGCAGGGCGAATTTGTGGCCCTGCAGGGAGCTTCCGGCTCGGGCAAATCCACTCTGCTGCATATACTGGGACTGCTCGACAGGCCCACCGGCGGCAGCTATCAGCTGCACGGGCGTGATGTGGCCACCATGACCGATGACGAACTGAGCGATTACCGCAACAAGCTCACGGGATTCGTCTTCCAGAATTTCTATCTCATTCCTTACTCATCGGCGCTGGACAACGTACTCATGCCGGGACTGTACAGCGATATTCCGCTGCGCACGCTGCGCCAGCGTGCGGCGGATCTGCTGCATCAGGTGGGGCTGGGCGACAGGATGGACTTCAAACCTTCCAGCCTGTCGGGCGGTCAGCAGCAGCGTGTGGCTCTGGCCCGGGCACTGCTGCTCGATCCGGCCCTCATTCTGGCCGATGAACCTACAGGGCAGTTAGATTCCGCCACCAGCGCCGACATTCTGGACCTGTTCTGCCAGATAAACGCCACCGGCAAAACAATTGTCATGGTAACCCACGACGAAGATACGGCGGCACGAGCCAGACGGCGGCTTTTTTTCCGCGACGGAGCCATTGAACGTGAGCACGTCATGTCATAA